The genomic window GAAGAAGATAAAGAATTTTAATGGGTTGCCGTTCAGTTCTCGCTGGCTTGATATGAGCGGTAGAGAGAAGATGGCTTTGAAGAAACTGGTCCAGAGCGGCGCTGTCAAACACTATCCGGTCCTGAGAGAGGTAGATAAGGGAGTGGTAACTCAGGCTGAGCATACAGTTCTTGTTGGTGCTGATGACGGGGAAAATATTGTTACGACGAGGGAATAGAACAGGTTTTAGGGTTTCCTAAGCTGCTCAATGCGTAGAGCATTAATATTATTCCGCCAACTTTGATTCCTAGTCCGTTAAAAGGTAGTGCTGCGGTAGCTGCTCCAAGCCCTATTATGCTGGCAAATCCTACGCCGCAAGAAGCGCAGCCGGCTGCTAAAAATCCGGGCAGTATGCTCAAACTCTCTTTTCTAACTCCTACATTTCTAAACTGGATCATGGTGTTTGTCAATGTTATTCCACCCAAAAATGCGTATATGATGGTTATTGGAAAGTTTAGTATTCCTTTCATCTTTATGCTGGCATATGAGTTAAGTAAGGCGTCTAGAACTCTTCCTTGCCGCAATGTCTCTAAGTGCCAGTAGACATCGGTGCTGATCAGCATCAGTCCTAGAAAAGAAAGAGTAAATAAGAGGGAAATAAGAGCAGTCCTCCAAGTATCAACGGAAGACTTTACTGCAATAACTATCTGATCTAGGCGACCCATGAATCTCTGAATTCGTACAGCTTATCGTGGAATTTCCAGTAAAGTTCATCTCCCTGCTCCTGAACGCAGTTGGCAGCCTGATGAGCAGTACCAGAGTTTCTGTGAGCAGGATAATCCTTGTAAATGAACTCTACCTCTCCCGTACTCACATAGTTCTCCTTAAGCTGGCTCCAAGAGTTCCTCTTATCTATATCTCTTGAAGGAATGGCATCAAAGCCAGCCCACTCCGCACACCATGGGCATGCAAAGTCTGAAACCTCTATAACTCTGATAGAGGCATCGCTTTCACCTTTAGAAGGCTCATCATCTAGACTCATGTTTTCCAAGCTGTATTCGTCGCTTTCAACCGTATCGCTGGAAGATTCTGCCTCGGAAAGCTGCTCCTCGATTACAGGCTGCATGCTGGAGAAAGGCTGTGCGCCTTCAAGCTTCTCAAAACCTGTCTCCGAGTTACCAATTAGGAATGTAGGGGTGCCAACTCTGCCTAGCGCGCTGCTAGCCTCATTTCTATCCTCTACAGCCTCAGATCCATCTGCTGAGTTCATACAGCTTGCGAACTCCGACTTGTCCGCACCAACTTTACCAGCTATCTCCTCCATAACTTCGCCAGGACTCCCAGAAATCTGGGTCGGAGACTGTTCGCCCTCAGAATCATCTGATGTAGTGTCCAAAGAACCTGTAACCTGGTTAAAACTGATGCCAACAGCAAAACCTAGTGCCAGTCCAACGACAAGCGCACCGATTCCAAACTGGCTTGTTGTTAAAGTAATTCCGTTTCCAGTATGGTTGTCTTCTTCAGCATCTCTGGAACCTCCGTTTTCAGTATTTTTTTCGTCTTCTTCGTGTGTCTGGCTTTGGTGAATGTGAAGTCCTCTTTCGGTATCAAACTCTTCTCCACATTCGTCGCATTCATAACTCATATATGGTACAGAATAGGACAGTATTGAATAAAAGGAAAGGGGGTTATTCCCTCCGTCAGTTAAGAAAAAGAATGGACTTAGAAGATGCTTTAGGCGTAATAATCAGGCTGGTCGTCTTCTTCCTGGTCGATGTTGTTCATCTTCTGCGCCATCTTCCTGTACATCTCCCGATTCTCATCTGTGGCGGTAGCTCGTACATCCTCCAAGGCGTCCTCAAAGTCTTCCATTGTTGCTTCTTCACTTTCTGGATCACTTCTCAAAGCGTTCATGCCTGCTTCACGACATACAGATTCGATATCTGAACCAACATAGTTCTCTGTCTTCTCAGCAAGTTTATCGATGTCGACATCATCGTTCAGAGGCATGTCTTCCGTGTGTACTTCGAAAATTCTCTTTCTTGCATCCTCATCTGGTATCTCAACTTCGATGTTTCTATCGATTCTTCCAGGACGCATAATTGCCGGATCAATCATATCAGGTCGGTTCGTTGCTGCTATAACTGTTACTCCTTTCAATGATTCGATTCCATCGAGCTCTGTGAGTAGCTGGTTTACTACTCGGTCTCCTACCTGTGAGTCTCCGCTGCTGCCGCCTCTACGCGGTGCTATCGAGTCAATCTCGTCGATGAATAGTACGCATGGTGCGACCTGCCTTGCTTTCTTGAAGATTTCTCTGACGGATTCTTCTGATTCTCCTACGTACTTCGAGAAGACTTCGGGTCCTTTGATGGAGATGAAGTTTGCGTTGGCTTCGTTTGCTACTGCTTTGGCGAGCAGAGTCTTTCCTGTTCCTGGCATTCCATACATTAGGATGCCTTTTGGTACTTCGATTCCCATGTTTTCGAATCTTTCTGGGTACTTCTGCGGCCATTCAACCATTTCCTGAAGTCTTTCTTTGGTGTCGTTGAGCCCTCCGACGTCTTCCCAGGTGACCTGTGGTACTTCAACCATTACTTCACGCATCTGGCTTGGCTCGACATTTCTCAAGCCGTCCAGCATCGCATCTTCGTCAACTACCAGCTTCTCCAGTACTTCGCTTGGTATTTCTTCGTCCATGTCTATTTCAGGCAATACATTTCTTAAGGTGGACATAGCTGCTTCCTTACACAGCGCTTCCAGGTCTGCCCCCACATATCCGTGTGTCAGGTCTGCTATCTCATCTAAATCCACATCGTCTGCAAGAGGCATGTTTCTGGTGTGGATCTGGAGCACTTCTTTTCTTCCTTCTCTATTTGGTACTCCGATCTCGATTTCTCTGTCGAATCTTCCGCCACGCCGCAGTGCTGGGTCGATTGCTTCTGCACGGTTTGTTGCAGCTATGACGATGACGTTCTCTCTTGATTCTAAGCCATCCATTTCTGATAGTAGTGTGGCGACTACTCTTCTCTCGACTTCTCCGCCTGCGTCACCTCTTTTTGGTGCGATTGCGTCGATTTCATCGATGAATATAATCGATGGTTCGCCTTCCCGTGCTTCTTCGAACTTTTCACGGAGTTGTTTCTCACTTTCTCCGTAGTACTTGGACATTATCTCCGGTCCGTCGATCGATAGGAAGTTTGCATCTGCCTCGTTCGCAACTGCTTTAGCTAGGAGCGTTTTACCTGTTCCTGGCGGTCCTTGGAGGAGTACTCCTGATGGTGCGTCTATTCCGAGTTGTTGGAAGACTTCAGGATGTTTTAGAGGTAGTTCGATCATTTCTCTGACTTTTTGTACTTCTGATTCCAGTCCTCCGATGTCTTCGTAGGTGACCTCCGGTACTCTGACCTTTTGTTCGGTTTCCTTGACGGCTTGTTCTTTCATCTTGATTTCTGTGTTCTCTGTTATTTTGACCGGTCCTCTTGGCTTGGTCTTGACGACTCTTAGTTTGAGTTCTGAGAAGTTGAATCTCATGTTGTCTGTCATGCCTTCAAACATGTCGTCGAAAAGTCCTCTTGGACGGTCCTGGGCATCGGGGACTATTATGTCTCCTCTGATTACTGGGCGTCCGTTTAATCCTCTTTTCAGCATGTTTGGGTCGCTTACTTGCATTACTACTCCTTCTTCTGCAGGTGCAAGTGTTATCTGGTCTGCTTCTTCGAGTTCTGCTGGTTCTACTTCTACATGTTCCCCCAGTGAGGTTCCGGCGTTTTTCCTTGTGTAGCCGTCCATTCGTGCTATTCCGAGTCCTTTGTCCGCAGGGTAGCTTCTTGCTGCTCTTCCTACGGTTTCCCGGTTTCCTTCTATCAGTACTGCGTCTCCTTCCCGTACTCCTAGTTCTTCCATGATTTTGCTGTCTATACGAACGATGCCTTTGCCGACATCCTGTTGTGCGTTCGGAGGAACTTCTCCTACACGCAGTTTTACGCTATCTTCTCCCATTTTTGTGTTTTCACCATTGTAGCATTATTTTTCCAGTTCTCCGTTGTTATCATCGTTTCTAATCTTTTCCAGGATTTCCTTGTCGTCTATCATCACTGTAAATATGTGGTACGAAATCTTTGGCTCCCACTCTGTGAAGTATTCCCTCGCCTTATCCGTTTGCTTCTTGGCGATTATGAATACTGAGTCATCTATACGGATGTTAGGAATCTCGTCCATTAAACCATCTTTGTCATACTCGTAAGTCTTCCCATTCTTCTTCACAGTCTGCTTATACCCAAAAAGCCCTCTATAGAACTTGTTCCTCTCATAAACCGAATCAAAATTCTTCTTCTCAGTAGAATAAGTCAAGAGCGAAGCAGGTTCAGACATTGCATAACAACAATAAACAGGAATACTTAAAAAGTTTTTATGCATGTCAACAAAAAAGTTTCCTAGAATTGTTTTTCACTCAGTGATAAAAGATTTCCACAGCAAATCCAGAATGTGAAGCCGAATATAGAGAGAGTCTCCACAGGCTGCGAAAGCATCGACCAACTGTTGAACGGAGGGTTGGAGAAAGGCATCGTCAACAATGTCTACGGCGAATCCGGCTCAGGAAAGACAAACCTCTGTATTCAGGTAGCGGCCCAGGTAGCTGAGAAAGGAGAGAAAGTAGCATACATCGACACAGAAGCAGGCTTCTCCTCGGAAAGATTCCTGCAGATTTCTGACGAAGAAGCACTGGAAAATATACTGATCAAAGCACCAACAACCTTCGAAAAACAGGAAGCAGCAATCGAAACACTGGAAGAGACAGTCAAAGACCAAGAAATCAAACTAATAATCGTTGATTCAGCGGTCTCACTCTACAGATTGAAGGTAAACGGGGACAATGCTTCAGAGATAAACAACCAGCTCTCGGGCCAGCTCTCAGAACTTACTAAGATCGCCCGAGAACAGAATATTCCTGTGCTGATTACAAACCAGGTCTATACAAGCTTTGACGATGGTGACGAATTCGAACTAGTAGGAAGAGATGTGCCTAAGTACTGGAGTAAATGTCTTCTCAAGCTCTCTGACAAAGGTAAGAACCTGCGGCAGATGGAAATTTCCAAACACCGCTCGCTTCCAGAAGGAAAGAAGATTCAGTTTGAGATAACGGATAACGGTCTGGAAGAGACAAGTGAGAAAAGCCTCTTCTAGCAAACAATTTATAAATCTAAACTCTAGAGATATAGATTATGAAGTCCGCATCAATTATTGGTGGACACGTTCTGCAGTACTAATTCAGTAGTCTCAACTATATCTAAAGTTTCAACACAGATTTCTCAACTTTCTCAATCATCCAGTTCAACATTCGATTCAGTCTCAGTATCTATCTCAATTATCCTACTGCTGATTCTGACACTGCTGCTGTAATAGGCGCAGTGTTCACTTCTCGTTTTCTTGAATTCTATTTCAAGGTGAACACATCAATGCAACACAAATACAACACAACTAAC from Candidatus Nanohalobium constans includes these protein-coding regions:
- a CDS encoding thioredoxin domain-containing protein, giving the protein MSYECDECGEEFDTERGLHIHQSQTHEEDEKNTENGGSRDAEEDNHTGNGITLTTSQFGIGALVVGLALGFAVGISFNQVTGSLDTTSDDSEGEQSPTQISGSPGEVMEEIAGKVGADKSEFASCMNSADGSEAVEDRNEASSALGRVGTPTFLIGNSETGFEKLEGAQPFSSMQPVIEEQLSEAESSSDTVESDEYSLENMSLDDEPSKGESDASIRVIEVSDFACPWCAEWAGFDAIPSRDIDKRNSWSQLKENYVSTGEVEFIYKDYPAHRNSGTAHQAANCVQEQGDELYWKFHDKLYEFRDSWVA
- the radB gene encoding DNA repair and recombination protein RadB, translated to MKPNIERVSTGCESIDQLLNGGLEKGIVNNVYGESGSGKTNLCIQVAAQVAEKGEKVAYIDTEAGFSSERFLQISDEEALENILIKAPTTFEKQEAAIETLEETVKDQEIKLIIVDSAVSLYRLKVNGDNASEINNQLSGQLSELTKIAREQNIPVLITNQVYTSFDDGDEFELVGRDVPKYWSKCLLKLSDKGKNLRQMEISKHRSLPEGKKIQFEITDNGLEETSEKSLF
- a CDS encoding CDC48 family AAA ATPase, which translates into the protein MGEDSVKLRVGEVPPNAQQDVGKGIVRIDSKIMEELGVREGDAVLIEGNRETVGRAARSYPADKGLGIARMDGYTRKNAGTSLGEHVEVEPAELEEADQITLAPAEEGVVMQVSDPNMLKRGLNGRPVIRGDIIVPDAQDRPRGLFDDMFEGMTDNMRFNFSELKLRVVKTKPRGPVKITENTEIKMKEQAVKETEQKVRVPEVTYEDIGGLESEVQKVREMIELPLKHPEVFQQLGIDAPSGVLLQGPPGTGKTLLAKAVANEADANFLSIDGPEIMSKYYGESEKQLREKFEEAREGEPSIIFIDEIDAIAPKRGDAGGEVERRVVATLLSEMDGLESRENVIVIAATNRAEAIDPALRRGGRFDREIEIGVPNREGRKEVLQIHTRNMPLADDVDLDEIADLTHGYVGADLEALCKEAAMSTLRNVLPEIDMDEEIPSEVLEKLVVDEDAMLDGLRNVEPSQMREVMVEVPQVTWEDVGGLNDTKERLQEMVEWPQKYPERFENMGIEVPKGILMYGMPGTGKTLLAKAVANEANANFISIKGPEVFSKYVGESEESVREIFKKARQVAPCVLFIDEIDSIAPRRGGSSGDSQVGDRVVNQLLTELDGIESLKGVTVIAATNRPDMIDPAIMRPGRIDRNIEVEIPDEDARKRIFEVHTEDMPLNDDVDIDKLAEKTENYVGSDIESVCREAGMNALRSDPESEEATMEDFEDALEDVRATATDENREMYRKMAQKMNNIDQEEDDQPDYYA